The Ornithinimicrobium faecis genome includes a window with the following:
- a CDS encoding amidohydrolase has product MSTQPDPEVTDVPTILLRGGRLHGHDGAQALLSRNGTIAWVGDDGAAQAHEDSADRIVDLDGALVTAAFSDAHVHLTMTGQGLDGIDLSKTRSVGEALRLVESAARHLRGRPVYAHSWDETKWVEGRPVTARELDRATYGGVVYMPRVDAHSASVSSAMAAVARVHGMDGWDGTGVVTRDAFAAVTNAFTSAMTDADREHYLDLALRAAAERGIGLVHETGADHLTSFADVRHVLEAGQRPARTATVAYWGQLVTDQAQAADLGQFLGVAGLAGDLCADGSFGSRTAHVLEPYLDEPGHGFGYLSAEEIAEHVIACTRAGLQAGGHVIGDAALHTMAEGFRQAAEVVGREAMVAARHRWEHVELPDAEVLATMADLGIWASVQPAFDGLWGGTEDMYAARLGEDRALATVPLRSMVDAGVRLALGSDSPVTRMDPWQAVQYAVWHHNPDQRLSVTEAVQAHTVGGYDLAARPGGSLVVGGPASYVIWDTPDGELPVTTDGLPDLGAEPDLPLPVARLTVVDGHITFDREGV; this is encoded by the coding sequence GTGAGCACACAGCCAGACCCCGAGGTCACCGACGTCCCCACGATCCTGCTGCGCGGCGGGCGCCTGCACGGCCACGACGGCGCGCAGGCCCTGCTGTCCCGCAACGGCACGATCGCCTGGGTCGGGGACGACGGCGCAGCGCAGGCGCACGAGGACAGCGCCGACCGCATCGTCGATCTGGACGGTGCCCTGGTCACGGCGGCCTTCAGCGACGCGCACGTGCACCTGACGATGACCGGCCAGGGGCTGGACGGCATCGACCTGTCCAAGACCCGGTCGGTGGGCGAGGCCCTGCGACTGGTCGAGTCCGCCGCCCGCCACCTGCGCGGACGGCCGGTCTATGCCCACTCCTGGGACGAGACCAAGTGGGTCGAGGGCCGCCCCGTCACGGCCCGGGAGCTGGACAGGGCGACCTACGGCGGCGTGGTCTACATGCCCCGCGTCGACGCCCACTCGGCGAGCGTGTCCTCGGCGATGGCCGCCGTCGCGCGCGTGCACGGGATGGACGGCTGGGACGGCACAGGGGTGGTCACCCGTGACGCCTTCGCGGCCGTCACCAATGCCTTCACCTCGGCGATGACCGACGCCGACCGCGAGCACTATCTCGATCTGGCCCTGCGCGCGGCCGCAGAGCGGGGCATCGGGCTGGTCCATGAGACCGGCGCCGATCACCTCACCTCGTTTGCGGACGTGCGCCACGTGCTGGAGGCCGGGCAGCGTCCGGCCCGCACCGCGACAGTGGCCTACTGGGGTCAGCTGGTCACCGACCAGGCCCAGGCCGCAGACCTCGGACAGTTCCTCGGCGTCGCTGGCCTGGCCGGCGACCTGTGCGCGGACGGCTCCTTCGGGTCCCGGACCGCCCATGTGCTGGAGCCCTACCTGGACGAGCCCGGCCACGGCTTTGGTTATCTGAGCGCCGAGGAGATCGCGGAGCATGTCATCGCGTGCACCCGCGCGGGGCTGCAGGCCGGTGGCCACGTGATCGGCGACGCCGCCCTGCACACGATGGCCGAGGGCTTCCGCCAGGCTGCCGAGGTGGTGGGCCGGGAGGCGATGGTCGCCGCACGGCACCGCTGGGAGCACGTGGAGCTGCCCGACGCTGAGGTGCTCGCCACCATGGCTGACCTCGGGATCTGGGCCAGTGTGCAGCCCGCGTTCGACGGCCTGTGGGGAGGCACGGAGGACATGTATGCCGCACGGCTGGGGGAGGACCGCGCCCTCGCCACCGTCCCCCTGCGCTCCATGGTGGACGCGGGCGTCCGGCTCGCCCTGGGATCGGACAGTCCGGTCACCCGGATGGACCCCTGGCAGGCCGTGCAGTATGCCGTGTGGCACCACAACCCGGACCAGCGGCTGAGCGTCACCGAGGCTGTGCAGGCCCACACGGTGGGCGGCTATGACTTGGCCGCTCGCCCCGGCGGCTCCCTGGTGGTCGGTGGCCCCGCCTCCTATGTCATCTGGGACACCCCCGACGGCGAGCTTCCGGTCACCACGGACGGACTGCCGGACCTGGGCGCCGAGCCCGACCTCCCCCTTCCTGTCGCGCGGCTGACCGTCGTCGACGGGCACATCACGTTCGATCGAGAAGGAGTCTGA
- a CDS encoding L-erythro-3,5-diaminohexanoate dehydrogenase — MTATSPVGLHRVLEPTGDALSLPQAARRLDASPEIGADEVRIDVDVLNLDAASYRQLAEKHTSGGAVDGAAVRAEVLDIIATRGKMQNPVTGSGGMLIGRVAQVGPDSPLGLSVGDDVATLVSLSLTPLQITDGLERWDGLGERVPARGHAILFGRSIAAVLPEDLEPELALMVMDVCGAPALVSRVIADHRERTGEAPVVAVLGGAGKSGSLSLAAAGVAGASRRIAVVPFQREADLLEGSGLADVVAIADARSPLGLLGAVEEAGGPADVTVVCVDVPGCEQPAILATAQGGTVIFFSMATNFAAAALGAEGLAADVRMLVGNGYVPGHAELALDLLRTTPGVRALFESRLAGEQTRAL, encoded by the coding sequence ATGACAGCCACCAGTCCCGTCGGACTGCATCGTGTCCTGGAGCCGACCGGCGACGCGCTGAGCCTGCCGCAGGCCGCCCGGCGCCTCGACGCCAGCCCCGAGATCGGCGCCGATGAGGTGCGCATCGATGTCGACGTGCTCAATCTGGACGCCGCCTCCTATCGCCAGCTCGCCGAGAAGCACACGAGCGGGGGAGCGGTGGACGGCGCGGCCGTGCGGGCCGAGGTGCTCGACATCATCGCCACGCGCGGCAAGATGCAGAACCCGGTCACCGGATCGGGAGGCATGCTCATCGGGCGTGTCGCGCAGGTCGGACCGGACAGCCCGTTGGGCCTGAGCGTCGGGGACGACGTCGCCACCCTCGTGTCACTGTCACTGACCCCGCTGCAGATCACCGACGGCCTGGAGCGCTGGGACGGGCTGGGGGAGCGGGTCCCGGCGCGGGGCCACGCCATCCTGTTCGGTCGCTCCATCGCAGCGGTCCTCCCCGAGGACCTCGAGCCCGAGCTCGCCCTGATGGTGATGGACGTGTGTGGCGCACCCGCGCTGGTCTCCCGCGTCATCGCCGACCACCGCGAGCGCACCGGCGAGGCGCCGGTGGTGGCGGTCCTCGGTGGTGCCGGCAAGTCGGGCTCGCTGTCCCTGGCCGCGGCCGGTGTCGCGGGCGCGTCCCGGCGGATCGCGGTCGTGCCCTTCCAGCGCGAGGCGGACCTGCTCGAGGGCAGCGGCCTGGCCGATGTCGTGGCGATCGCCGATGCCCGCTCCCCGTTGGGTCTGCTCGGTGCCGTCGAGGAGGCCGGGGGACCGGCCGACGTGACCGTGGTCTGCGTCGACGTCCCGGGGTGTGAGCAGCCGGCGATCCTGGCGACGGCCCAGGGCGGCACCGTCATCTTCTTTTCGATGGCCACCAACTTCGCCGCCGCGGCCCTCGGGGCCGAGGGTCTGGCGGCCGATGTGCGGATGCTGGTCGGCAACGGTTACGTGCCCGGGCACGCGGAGCTGGCTCTGGACCTGCTGCGGACCACGCCCGGCGTGCGGGCACTGTTCGAGTCCCGCCTCGCGGGGGAGCAGACTAGGGCCTTGTGA